In the Passer domesticus isolate bPasDom1 chromosome 4, bPasDom1.hap1, whole genome shotgun sequence genome, one interval contains:
- the LOC135299709 gene encoding neurophysin 1-like, producing MSCKALALCLLGLLTLSSACYIQNCPIGGKRAVLDMDIRKCLPCGPRNKGHCFGPNICCGEELGCYIGTAETLRCQEENFLPTPCESGRKPCGSGGSCAAPGICCSSEGCGTDSSCDQELLFV from the exons ATGTCCTGCAAGGCTCTGGCCCTCtgcctcctggggctcctcacTCTCTCCTCGGCTTGCTACATCCAGAACTGCCCCATCGGGGGCAAACGCGCTGTGCTGGACATGGATATCAGGAAG TGCCTGCCCTGCGGTCCCCGGAACAAGGGACACTGCTTCGGGCCCAACATCTGCTGCggggaggagctgggctgctaCATCGGCACGGCGGAGACGCTGCGCTGCCAGGAGGAAAACTTCCTGCCCACGCCCTGCGAGTCGGGACGCAAACCCTGCGGCTCCGGAGGGAGCTGCGCCGCTCCCGGCATCTGctgcagcagcg AGGGCTGTGGCACTGACTCATCCTgtgaccaggagctgctgttcgTGTAA
- the LOC135299710 gene encoding progonadoliberin-2 codes for MAPRGSLLLLALLLLSCALPRARGQHWSHGWYPGGKRGLRTPSDPQVPSPLGRCRPLPCPPRREEPLPPPALRP; via the exons ATGGCACCCCGcgggtcgctgctgctgctggcgctgctgctgctgagctgcgCCCTGCCCCGCGCCCGCGGCCAGCACTGGTCCCACGGCTGGTACCCGGGGGGCAAGCGGGGCCTGCGGACCCCCAGCGACCCCCAG GTCCCGTCCCCTCTCGGGCGCTGCCGTCccctcccgtgtcccccccggCGGGAGGAGCCGCTGCCG CCGCCCGCGCTGCGCCCCTGA
- the UBOX5 gene encoding RING finger protein 37 — protein sequence MVINVCLPQFKPRIHCNKISADGYEVENLISEDLARRNRGFRSEYFIKPPVHVTISFPFNVEICRINIDVSSGGYQTFSGLEVYTSTSCNKTSWQSPEGQGSGLPGQPVSDKDTFTLVGKAVLKNQSKVTFGHRGFKPRPPFHQMENVFSYPGSVSQDLWNKGPASLSNVSHLKICITHVAGGGLPSIKRLEVWGQPAKSCPQEVIEGVFQVASQFLAQDSGSLKPELWTPMESDCVPFSANEQQTLHKLVDVVQDIPEEFLDPITLEIMTLPMLLPSGKVIDQSTLEKCNRSEASWGRVPSDPFTGVAFSQHSQPLPHPTLKARIDHFLLQHSIPGTNLLGRAHGPESLVPSSITMSSLKRKMDCMDQGSLQPPYFSATNLLVTATSENSAKKMKTDSESHLIQMDCSTELVSHEQKLSESLDTALTSALSSMPSFTAKLMKSQQQAPGEGGCSTSWSLGTVLEHGRSSQSQACASCGKSFSCYFRAEPVYQLPCGHLECRPCLAERQKAPASPIHCGSCKRAAASQDVRRVHF from the exons ATGGTAATAAACGTCTGTCTCCCACAGTTCAAGCCAAGAATTCACTGCAACAAG ATCTCAGCCGATGGCTACGAGGTGGAGAACCTGATCTCCGAGGACCTGGCCAGGAGGAACCGCGGCTTCCGCAGCGAGTACTTCATCAAACCGCCGGTGCACGTCaccatctccttccccttcaACGTGGAGATCTGCAGGATCAACATCGACGTCTCCTCCGGGGGCTACCAGACCTTCTCCGGGCTGGAAGTTTACACCTCTACCTCATGCAACAAAACCTCTtggcagagccctgaggggcagggatcAGGTCTGCCCGGGCAGCCCGTGTCGGACAAGGACACCTTCACTCTGGTGGGCAAAGCTGTCTTAAAAAATCAGAGCAAAGTGACTTTTGGCCACAGAGGCTTCAAGCCGAGGCCTCCCTTCCATCAGATGGAAAATGTCTTCTCCTACCCCGGCTCGGTGTCCCAGGATCTCTGGAACAAAGGGCCGGCCTCGCTCAGCAACGTGTCCCACCTGAAAATCTGCATCACCCACGTGGCCGGGGGGGGCCTGCCCAGCATCAAGAGGCTGGAGGTGTGGGGACAGCCTGCCAAGTCCTGCCCACAGGAGGTGATCGAGGGCGTCTTCCAGGTGGCCTCCCAGTTCCTGGCCCAGGACAGCGGAAGCCTGAAGCCGGAGCTCTGGACGCCGATGGAGAGCGACTGCGTCCCCTTCAGTGCCAACGAGCAGCAGACCCTGCACAAGCTGGTGGACGTGGTCCAAGACATCCCTGAGGAATTCCTGGACCCCATCACTCTGGAGATCATGACCTTACCCATGCTGCTGCCCTCTGGGAAGGTGATTGACCAGAGCACCCTGGAGAAGTGCAACCGGAGCGAGGCGTCCTGGGGCCGGGTTCCCAGCGATCCCTTCACGGGCGTGGCCTTCAGCCAGCACTCACAGCCCCTACCTCACCCCACCCTCAAGGCCAGGATAGACcacttcctgctgcagcacagcatccCTGGCACCAACCTGCTGGGGAGGGCTCACGGCCCGGAGAGCCTGGTGCCCTCCTCCATCACCATGTCttctctgaaaaggaaaatggaCTGCATGGAtcagggctccctgcagccGCCCTATTTTTCTGCTACAAACTTACTTGTCACTGCTACCTCAGAGAACAGTgctaaaaaaatgaaaactgacAGTGAGTCCCACTTGATCCAGATGGACTGTTCCACAG AGCTGGTGTCCCATGAGCAGAAGCTGTCGGAGAGCCTGGACACTGCCCTGACCTCAGCTCTCAGCTCCATGCCCTCCTTCACGGCCAAGCTGATGAagagccagcagcaggctccaggAGAGGGGGGCTGCAGCACGTCCTGGAGCCTGGGCACAGTCCTTG AGCAcggcaggagcagccagagccaggCGTGTGCTTCCTGTGGCAAATCCTTCTCCTGCTACTTCAGGGCAGAGCCGGTGTACCAGCTCCCCTGCGGGCACCTGGAGTGCCGGCCCTGCCTGGCCGAGCGCCAGAAGGCTCCGGCTTCCCCCATCCACTGCGGGAGCTGCAAGAGGGCTGCGGCCTCGCAGGACGTCAGGAGGGTTCACTTCtga
- the MRPS26 gene encoding small ribosomal subunit protein mS26, protein MLPALRRCRPGPVPLPALAAALGPGPFPPLCPAWAVPARGRKTRHDPPAKSKAGRVKLPPPVDPEELLVVLERYRQHRLVLSALRAEFRAEVLQRKREERLAAEGSLEEQEEHRRLMAWNEEENARQRARREERLRKEEEEQKRRKAEIAEKQARKMEAFLEEKEKEVLQLQEEAKNFITPENLEARIEECLDNPRNYNFAIDKDGRIVKRTVLS, encoded by the exons ATGCTGCCGGCGCTGAGGCGCTGCCGCCCGGGGCCCGTCCCGCTGCCGGCCCTGGCGGCCGCGCTGGGCCCCGGCCCCTTCCCGCCGCTCTGCCCCGCCTGGGCCGTGCCGGCGCGGGGCCGCAAGACCCGCCACGACCCCCCCGCCAAGTCCAAGGCGGGCCGCGTGAAGCTGCCGCCGCCCGTGGACCccgaggagctgctggtggtgctggagcGGTACCGGCAGCACCGGCTGGTGCTCAGCGCCCTCCG GGCGGAGTTCAGGGCCGAGGTGCTGCAGAGGAAGCGGGAGGAGCGCCTGGCTGCCGAGGGCTcgctggaggagcaggaggagcaccGGCGGCTGATGGCCTGGAACGAGGAGGAGAACGCCCGGCAGAGGGCTCGCAG AGAGGAGAGACTCAGGaaagaagaggaggagcagaagaggaggaaggcagAGATTGCGGAGAAGCAGGCCAGGAAAATGGAGGCtttcctggaggagaaggagaaggaggttcTCCAGCTGCAG GAGGAAGCCAAAAACTTCATCACCCCCGAGAACCTGGAGGCACGGATCGAGGAGTGCCTGGACAACCCACGGAACTACAACTTCGCCATTGACAAGGACGGGCGCATCGTCAAGCGCACGGTGCTCTCctag
- the LOC135299707 gene encoding vasotocin-neurophysin VT-like, translating to MAEPSLPLSFLCLLALSSACYIQNCPRGGKRALADTALRQCLPCGPGNRGNCFGPGICCGAELGCYLGTAETRRCAQEDLLPSPCQPGGQPCGSGGRCAAPGICCTADTCAMDTGCLDQGAQEAAEEEEEKNLTVLDGSAGDLLLKLMHLANRQQQQQGKHPLL from the exons ATGGCAGAGCCTTCGCTGcccctctccttcctctgcctcctcgCCTTGTCCTCCGCCTGCTACATCCAGAACTGCCCCCGGGGCGGCAAGCGGGCGCTGGCAGACACAGCTCTGCGACAG TGCCTGCCCTGCGGTCCCGGCAACAGAGGGAACTGCTTCGGGCCCGGCATCTGCTGCGGAGCGGAGCTGGGCTGCTACCTGGGCACGGCGGAGACGCGGCGCTGTGCCCAGGAGGATTTGCTGCCCTCGCCCTGCCAGCCCGGCGGGCAGCCCTGCGGCTCCGGGGGTCGCTGCGCCGCGCCCGGCATCTGCTGCACCGCCG ACACGTGTGCCATGGACACCGGCTGCCTGGACCAGGGCGCTCAGGAggcggcggaggaggaggaggagaagaaccTGACGGTGCTGGATGGCTCGGCCGGAGATCTGCTCCTCAAGCTCATGCACCTGGCAaaccggcagcagcagcagcagggcaagcACCCCCTGCTCTGA